From a single Collibacillus ludicampi genomic region:
- a CDS encoding ParA family protein produces the protein MARIVAVANQKGGVGKTTTSVNLGACLATLGKQVLLIDIDPQGNTTSGIGIDKADVQACIYDILINDLAAAEVILPTEVENLKIIPATIQLAGAEIELVSSISREVRLRNALQSIRDQFDYIIIDCPPSLGLLTVNALTASDSVLIPIQCEYYALEGLSQLLNTIRLVQKHLNTSLEIEGVLLTMLDARTNLGLQVIEDVKKYFREKVYQTIIPRNVRLSEAPSHGLSIIQYDPRSRGAESYMDLAKEVCGS, from the coding sequence ATGGCGAGAATTGTCGCTGTAGCCAATCAGAAAGGCGGGGTGGGTAAAACGACCACGTCTGTCAACCTCGGAGCCTGTCTCGCTACATTGGGAAAACAAGTGCTTCTCATTGACATAGATCCGCAAGGGAATACCACAAGCGGAATCGGCATTGATAAGGCGGACGTGCAAGCGTGTATTTATGACATACTCATTAACGATCTGGCTGCAGCAGAAGTGATCCTACCAACGGAAGTTGAAAACTTGAAGATCATACCCGCTACCATTCAGTTAGCGGGCGCCGAGATTGAGCTCGTATCGTCGATTTCACGAGAAGTGCGTCTTCGCAATGCGTTACAATCGATCAGAGACCAGTTCGATTATATAATTATTGATTGTCCTCCCTCATTGGGATTGCTCACGGTGAACGCATTAACAGCATCCGATTCCGTGTTGATACCAATCCAATGTGAATATTATGCACTTGAAGGATTGAGTCAACTTCTGAATACGATTCGCCTTGTACAGAAACATCTAAATACTTCCTTGGAAATCGAGGGAGTATTACTTACCATGCTTGATGCGCGTACGAACCTGGGTCTCCAAGTCATTGAAGACGTTAAAAAATACTTCAGGGAAAAAGTCTATCAGACGATTATTCCTCGAAATGTTCGTTTAAGCGAAGCACCCAGCCACGGACTGTCGATTATTCAGTATGATCCTCGGTCGAGAGGGGCGGAAAGTTACATGGATCTGGCAAAGGAAGTGTGCGGATCATGA
- a CDS encoding ParB/RepB/Spo0J family partition protein: protein MSTKRQSLGKGLGALLPEVSKEDPVTTVSISQLRANPYQPRMTFDDEKLDELADSIREHGIIQPLIVRKSVRGYEIVAGERRWRAAKKVGLEQVPVVIKEFSDLQMMEIALIENLQREDLNPIEIADAYQKLLDQFNLTQEELAKKVGQSRSHVANFLRLLNLPKEIRDYVSRGTLSMGHARALLGLTDKEQMILLAKKIIEEDLNVRTVEAFVSRLNSTVPRETKKTTVTKSKVISQYEERFREKLGTAVRIQQGKKKGKIEIEYFSYDDLERILSMFE, encoded by the coding sequence ATGAGTACGAAACGTCAGTCATTGGGAAAAGGACTCGGTGCGTTGTTGCCTGAAGTCTCGAAAGAAGATCCTGTAACAACTGTCTCGATCAGTCAATTGCGTGCCAACCCTTATCAACCGCGAATGACTTTTGATGATGAAAAGCTGGATGAGTTGGCCGATTCGATTCGTGAGCACGGGATCATACAACCGCTTATTGTGAGAAAAAGCGTACGCGGCTATGAAATTGTGGCTGGTGAACGACGTTGGCGGGCAGCAAAAAAAGTGGGTCTTGAACAGGTTCCTGTTGTGATCAAAGAGTTTTCCGACCTGCAGATGATGGAGATCGCTTTGATTGAGAACTTACAACGTGAAGACTTGAATCCCATTGAAATTGCGGATGCTTATCAAAAACTGTTGGATCAATTCAATCTCACTCAAGAAGAACTCGCGAAGAAAGTGGGACAAAGTCGTTCACATGTAGCCAATTTTCTTCGTCTACTTAACTTGCCGAAAGAAATTCGCGATTATGTTTCACGTGGAACATTATCAATGGGGCATGCAAGAGCTTTGCTTGGGTTGACAGACAAGGAGCAGATGATTCTTTTAGCCAAAAAAATCATTGAAGAAGATTTAAATGTAAGAACAGTCGAAGCGTTTGTTTCCCGTCTCAATTCCACTGTTCCACGTGAAACAAAAAAAACAACAGTCACTAAATCGAAAGTCATCAGTCAATATGAAGAACGGTTTCGTGAAAAACTCGGAACCGCGGTACGGATTCAGCAGGGCAAGAAGAAAGGGAAAATCGAGATCGAATATTTTTCTTATGATGACCTCGAAAGAATCCTAAGTATGTTCGAATAA
- a CDS encoding MDR family MFS transporter: MRSYHPIVHSLIIGTVLARAAASMSLPFLAIYLLHTLGITPSLIGLTIGVGALASTIGGFVGGALSDRIGRKKVMMSALYTWGIVFIGFALASHLWMFILLSFLNGLCRSFFEPVSQALMADLTKPEKRLHVFSLRYMAINIGVTLGPLIGAYFGLVAGSLPFIVTGIVYFLYAFSLQLLFNHFGIRKIEGKLKRGVTFREAWNVIKEDVSLRYYILGGILGWFSYSQMTVTLSQYVEGNFSDGLHLFAWLMSINALTVILLQIPLSKWGEHRSPLFNIIIGSCFYAMGNIGFALSRSWTLIILSMIIFTLGELLTFPSGDAFIDQLAKEGMRGTYFGAKTFTNFGQFIGPWIGGLLLTAYGGTALFLTVAMISLASIYFYWHGARICALQNRISLPLAQSRKV, encoded by the coding sequence ATGCGTTCATACCATCCGATCGTACATTCCCTGATTATTGGTACAGTGTTGGCCAGGGCTGCCGCTTCCATGAGCCTCCCGTTTCTCGCCATCTATCTTTTGCATACATTGGGCATCACGCCTTCGTTAATTGGGCTGACCATAGGAGTGGGAGCACTGGCAAGCACCATTGGCGGATTTGTGGGTGGGGCGTTGTCCGACCGCATCGGCCGAAAAAAAGTCATGATGAGCGCGCTTTATACATGGGGAATCGTTTTTATTGGTTTTGCTCTGGCTTCTCATTTATGGATGTTCATCCTGTTAAGTTTCTTGAATGGGTTATGCCGCTCGTTTTTTGAGCCTGTTTCACAAGCGTTGATGGCCGATCTCACGAAACCGGAAAAAAGGCTGCACGTCTTCTCTCTGCGATACATGGCTATCAATATCGGTGTAACCTTAGGACCGCTCATCGGTGCGTATTTTGGACTCGTAGCCGGTTCGCTCCCCTTTATCGTAACAGGTATCGTATATTTTCTGTATGCTTTTTCCTTACAGCTTTTATTCAATCACTTTGGAATTCGAAAGATAGAAGGAAAATTGAAAAGGGGAGTGACCTTTCGGGAAGCATGGAATGTTATTAAAGAAGATGTATCGCTACGTTACTATATCTTGGGTGGCATACTGGGGTGGTTCAGCTATTCTCAAATGACGGTCACCTTATCCCAATATGTAGAAGGGAATTTTTCTGATGGGCTGCACCTGTTTGCCTGGTTGATGAGTATAAACGCTCTTACGGTGATTCTCTTGCAAATCCCTTTAAGTAAATGGGGCGAACATCGATCACCCCTATTCAACATTATCATTGGAAGTTGTTTCTATGCAATGGGTAATATCGGGTTTGCACTGTCAAGAAGTTGGACTCTGATCATCCTATCCATGATTATTTTTACTCTCGGTGAACTTCTCACCTTTCCTTCCGGAGATGCCTTCATCGATCAACTGGCTAAGGAAGGTATGCGGGGAACCTATTTTGGCGCGAAAACTTTCACCAATTTCGGTCAGTTTATCGGTCCATGGATCGGCGGTTTGCTCTTAACTGCTTATGGAGGGACCGCTTTGTTTCTTACGGTGGCTATGATTTCCCTTGCTTCGATCTACTTCTATTGGCATGGTGCGCGAATATGTGCATTGCAAAATAGGATATCCCTTCCTTTAGCGCAAAGCCGAAAAGTATGA
- a CDS encoding aminotransferase class V-fold PLP-dependent enzyme, protein MIYLDNAATTWPKPPEVVHAMMECLESSSANPGRGSHQLSLKASRIVSDTRNKLAKLFGVTNPSDIVFTQNATESLNLAIKGFLRPGDHVVTSSLEHNSVRRPLEYMRKQGVKITYVQADSYGILSAEKIEDALTENTRLVVITHGSNLTGSILPIEEIGKLTRARGIRLLVDVAQTAGLFPIDVESMGIDMLAFTGHKSLYGPQGTGGLYIHPDIDLIPLLHGGSGGHSELIDMPSIRPDRFEAGTRNTVGIAGLGAGLTFLEKEGIDRIRKHEQELTALLLQELQAIPDVRIFGPPPNVDRSPIVSFVVEGFDSTELGFILDQHYNIAVRTGLHCAPLAHETLGTSPEGLVRASIGFFNTKHEILEFAAAIREILQ, encoded by the coding sequence ATGATCTATTTGGATAATGCGGCAACTACTTGGCCGAAACCTCCTGAAGTCGTTCATGCCATGATGGAATGCTTGGAATCTTCTTCCGCCAATCCTGGCAGAGGAAGTCACCAACTTTCACTGAAAGCGTCACGAATCGTTTCTGATACAAGAAATAAGCTTGCAAAGCTGTTTGGAGTTACGAATCCCTCTGATATTGTTTTTACACAAAACGCAACGGAGTCACTGAATCTGGCCATCAAGGGATTTTTGCGACCCGGAGATCATGTCGTCACCTCGAGCTTGGAACATAATTCGGTACGCCGTCCTCTTGAATATATGCGTAAACAAGGGGTTAAGATCACATATGTACAAGCTGACTCATATGGGATCCTCTCAGCCGAGAAGATTGAAGACGCATTAACAGAGAATACACGTTTAGTTGTGATCACACACGGTTCGAATCTTACAGGTTCGATCCTTCCAATTGAAGAGATCGGCAAACTCACACGTGCGCGAGGGATACGGCTGCTTGTGGATGTAGCGCAAACGGCAGGATTATTTCCTATTGACGTGGAATCGATGGGGATCGACATGCTTGCGTTCACAGGACATAAGAGTCTTTACGGCCCCCAAGGAACGGGAGGTTTATATATTCACCCGGATATCGATCTCATTCCACTGTTGCACGGTGGTTCCGGTGGACATTCCGAATTGATTGACATGCCTTCAATCCGTCCGGATCGTTTTGAAGCGGGGACTCGGAATACCGTTGGTATTGCAGGATTAGGTGCAGGTCTTACCTTTCTGGAGAAAGAGGGAATTGATCGGATTCGCAAACATGAGCAAGAATTAACTGCTCTTTTACTGCAAGAACTGCAAGCGATACCGGATGTTCGAATCTTTGGTCCACCCCCGAACGTCGATAGGTCTCCCATCGTATCTTTTGTTGTTGAAGGGTTTGATTCTACAGAGTTAGGTTTTATCTTGGATCAGCATTATAACATCGCTGTACGGACGGGGTTGCACTGTGCCCCTCTCGCTCATGAAACACTGGGTACAAGTCCAGAAGGTCTCGTGAGGGCGAG
- a CDS encoding dicarboxylate/amino acid:cation symporter codes for MKGKFKFSLTAQVLIGLVLGIALGFFFPKTGAQMKPLGDLFINLIKMVIAPIVFLTIVIGIANMGDMKKVGRVGAKAILYFEIVTTIALAIGLLVVNLLQPGSGLHLADLKKGDISQYTKAAAETDWVQFFLHIVPSNAFDAFAKGDLLQVLLFSCLFGVALSLLGERGKSVVQFFEKCLEVFFNIVNIVMKLSPLGAFAAISYTIGKFGITALIPLGKLMICVYAAMILFVMVVLGSIAKMYRFSLWNLIKYLKEEIFIVVGTSSSESVLPRMMDKLEQYGCSKPVVGMVLPTGYSFNLDGTSIYLSMAVIFIAQVYNVHLDLMQQLTIMAVLMLTSKGAAAVTGGGFVTLAATLSATHFVPVEGLALLLGVDRFMSEARALINLIGNGVATVVVSKMEKDFDETKFAQQKPVHEKDRAFST; via the coding sequence GTGAAAGGAAAGTTCAAATTCTCACTTACGGCTCAGGTGCTGATCGGATTGGTTCTGGGAATTGCTCTTGGTTTCTTTTTTCCGAAAACCGGAGCGCAAATGAAGCCACTCGGAGATTTATTTATCAATCTGATTAAGATGGTGATCGCCCCCATCGTGTTTCTGACGATTGTGATAGGAATCGCGAATATGGGAGATATGAAAAAAGTGGGACGTGTAGGTGCCAAAGCGATTCTTTACTTTGAGATTGTGACCACTATTGCCCTTGCGATCGGATTACTCGTAGTGAACTTGCTTCAACCGGGCTCCGGGTTACATCTGGCGGATCTTAAAAAGGGGGATATCAGTCAGTACACGAAGGCGGCTGCGGAGACAGACTGGGTACAGTTCTTCCTTCATATCGTTCCAAGCAATGCATTCGATGCATTTGCGAAAGGAGACTTGCTCCAGGTCTTGCTGTTCTCCTGTTTGTTTGGTGTTGCATTATCATTGCTTGGTGAAAGAGGAAAATCGGTCGTCCAGTTCTTTGAGAAGTGTTTAGAGGTATTTTTTAATATCGTGAACATTGTGATGAAACTCTCTCCTTTGGGGGCATTTGCCGCCATCTCATACACGATCGGCAAATTCGGTATCACCGCTCTGATTCCATTGGGGAAATTGATGATTTGTGTCTATGCGGCCATGATCCTATTCGTGATGGTCGTGCTTGGATCGATTGCAAAAATGTATCGGTTCAGTCTCTGGAATTTGATTAAATATTTAAAAGAAGAAATTTTTATCGTTGTAGGAACCTCTTCATCCGAATCGGTTCTTCCACGCATGATGGATAAGCTGGAACAGTACGGGTGCTCGAAGCCGGTAGTCGGTATGGTTCTTCCGACAGGATATTCCTTCAACTTGGATGGCACCTCCATTTACTTATCGATGGCTGTCATCTTTATCGCACAGGTTTATAACGTTCATTTGGATCTCATGCAGCAATTAACAATCATGGCCGTCCTGATGTTAACATCGAAAGGTGCAGCAGCAGTGACTGGAGGTGGTTTTGTCACATTGGCAGCCACTCTGTCTGCGACCCACTTTGTGCCTGTGGAAGGTCTCGCATTGCTCTTAGGGGTCGACCGCTTCATGTCAGAAGCGCGCGCGCTTATCAACTTGATTGGGAACGGAGTTGCCACTGTGGTTGTATCGAAGATGGAGAAAGATTTTGATGAAACGAAGTTTGCGCAACAAAAACCGGTTCATGAAAAAGACCGGGCATTTTCGACGTGA